One Cucurbita pepo subsp. pepo cultivar mu-cu-16 chromosome LG09, ASM280686v2, whole genome shotgun sequence DNA window includes the following coding sequences:
- the LOC111802013 gene encoding uncharacterized protein LOC111802013, translating into MYVTRPLSAYRNSPAAAACEVEPEGPNTGVLVIEDEASESKWLFGLLKRRSVKALPFPQNMIMELRYTRNEGEHQRIDRLNALLIPVLNQPSSSNQYYVIRSRGRSKGLACTSSKEEDMTSCGCFTFTHDTTPQLFDPTNAYQQFQLDKNMSCLGPCGFMSHSMAPDGVPPRFLRHKGWRAYTKPLKNFKPTQALGLDVALRGRLPGLNLKPVVVGKWYCPFIFVREGEVGDQMRSWPYYEMTLEQHWEEVFGCYNEGGLVGNGVEVDVCVRRQGVFVGGVAAERVVVDGGVMWFGEREVGVSTAVVERVKWEEERGGFKWGAHEEVERVVRREAFEGLGVWRRFGCYALVERFVLKRMDGSVVLTWDFTHTHQIRIKWE; encoded by the exons ATGTATGTGACGAGGCCTCTTTCAGCGTACAGGAACTCTCCGGCGGCGGCGGCCTGTGAGGTCGAGCCGGAGGGTCCAAATACAGGCGTTTTGGTGATCGAAGACGAAGCTTCTGAGTCGAAATGGCTGTTTGGGTTGCTCAAGAGACGGTCCGTGAAGGCGCTGCCATTCCCTCAGAACATGATAATGGAGCTTCGCTATACTCGAAATGAAGGAGAGCATCAACGCATTGATCGATTAAATGCTTTGCTTATACCCGTTTTGAATCAACCATCGTCGTCTAATCAATATTATGTTATCAGATCGCGTGGCCGATCAAAAGG GCTAGCATGCACGAGTTCGAAGGAAGAAGACATGACGAGCTGCGGTTGCTTCACGTTTACTCACGACACGACACCGCAACTCTTCGACCCAACAAATGCATACCAACAATTCCAACTGGACAAGAACATGAGTTGTCTAGGTCCATGTGGTTTCATGTCCCACTCCATGGCACCAGACGGGGTTCCCCCACGTTTCTTAAGACACAAAGGCTGGAGAGCATATACCAAACCTCTCAAGAATTTCAAGCCAACACAGGCGCTCGGCCTCGACGTCGCATTACGAGGCCGCCTCCCGGGGCTGAACTTGAAGCCGGTGGTGGTCGGGAAATGGTATTGCCCATTCATCTTCGTTCGAGAAGGAGAGGTTGGTGATCAGATGAGAAGCTGGCCGTATTATGAAATGACGCTGGAACAGCATTGGGAAGAGGTGTTTGGATGCTACAACGAAGGAGGGTTGGTTGGGAATGGGGTGGAGGTGGATGTTTGTGTGAGGAGGCAGGGGGTTTTTGTTGGTGGGGTGGCGGCGGAGAGAGTGGTGGTTGACGGCGGGGTTATGTGGTTTGGTGAGAGGGAGGTGGGGGTGAGCACGGCGGTGGTGGAGAGGGTGAAGTGGGAGGAGGAGAGAGGTGGGTTTAAATGGGGAGCACATGAGGAGGTGGAGAGAGTTGTGAGAAGAGAGGCGTTTGAAGGGTTGGGAGTGTGGAGGAGATTTGGGTGTTATGCTTTGGTTGAAAGGTTTGTGCTTAAAAGAATGGATGGAAGTGTTGTTCTTACTTGGGATTTTACTCACACTCATCAAATTAGAATCAAAtgggaataa
- the LOC111801342 gene encoding uncharacterized protein LOC111801342 translates to MKIEGEAVVCHSNAGPKFVPKSFECDNDAIDSGGLKLADQKELASRPKGYEDADRNNIAADGWVVPKLDCLSLDDFNDYDKANKPIVSPRTNSSEVDLFEEDSELFMEKSIVECQLPELIVCYKENICNIVKDICIDEGVPSRDNLEKAVRAIVPPEKDWKDESARDLAKGDMFASDDSEHSESFGDKDSPKLRDSKDSARTPDAEYDVAYFTDNDILNLPMTDLVAGSLKPLINNKNEPHSQAEQVLIEATSLKLAVSACVAEESGSNPKEAMSAFTTSSPVPEDPENSASGNDISYNSKLDNGNITFDFNSLSSTASDGLERGDNGDLNSSTPSTSALMDCRDTSSSSSSSKCQVQCHDTSISLKRVEYEDVLKAGVGHQVSSQVQRGGVGEASFSSMVPFRSNSDRIGYSGSISIRSDSSTTSTRSFAFPVLQPEWNSSPVRMAKADRKHLRKHRCWKKSILCCRF, encoded by the exons ATGAAAATTG AGGGTGAAGCCGTAGTTTGCCATTCAAATGCTGGCCCCAAGTTTGTTCCTAAGTCATTTGAATGTGATAATGATGCTATTGATTCTGGTGGGTTGAAGCTAGCAGATCAGAAAGAACTTGCAAGCCGTCCGAAAGGTTATGAGGATGCCGATCGCAATAATATTGCTGCAGATGGTTGGGTTGTACCTAAGCTTGATTGTTTAagtcttgatgattttaaTGACTATGACAAGGCTAATAAACCCATTGTGTCACCACGCACGAATTCTTCGGAAGTAGACTTGTTCGAGGAAGACTCGGAGTTGTTCATGGAAAAGAGTATCGTTGAATGTCAACTTCCTGAACTGATAGTTtgttacaaagaaaatatttgcaaTATCGTTAAGGATATTTGTATCGACGAGGGAGTACCTTCTCGGGATAACCTTGAGAAGGCTGTCCGTGCCATTGTCCCTCCTGAGAAAGATTGGAAGGACGAGTCGGCACGAGACCTGGCAAAAGGAGATATGTTTGCTTCAGATGATTCAGAGCATTCGGAATCTTTTGGCGACAAGGATTCACCCAAACTACGCGATTCCAAGGATTCGGCTAGAACACCCGACGCCGAATATGATGTGGCATATTTTACTGACAATGATATACTAAATCTTCCAATGACAGACTTGGTTGCAGGGAGCTTAAAGCCATTGATCAACAATAAGAATGAGCCTCACTCTCAGGCTGAACag GTTTTGATTGAAGCTACGAGTTTGAAACTCGCTGTTTCGGCATGTGTAGCTGAAGAATCTGGTAGTAACCCGAAAGAAGCAATGTCAGCATTCACTACATCATCTCCCGTACCGGAAGATCCCGAAAATAGCGCTTCTGGGAATGATATATCATATAATAGTAAATTGGACAATGGAAACATcacttttgattttaattctttatcatCCACAGCTAGTGATGGACTCGAGCGTGGTGATAATGGCGACTTAAACTCTTCAACTCCTTCGACCAGTGCCTTGATGGACTGCCGAGACACGAGCAGTAGCTCGAGCAGCTCCAAATGTCAAGTGCAGTGTCACGATACTAGTATTAGCCTCAAACGTGTGGAATATGAAGATGTACTGAAGGCAGGAGTTGGTCATCAAGTTTCGAGCCAAGTTCAACGTGGTGGCGTAGGTGAAGCAAGTTTCTCTTCAATGGTACCGTTCAGGAGTAATTCAGATCGTATAGGGTACTCCGGCAGCATTTCTATTCGGTCGGATAGCAGCACGACGAGCACCCGTTCCTTTGCGTTTCCTGT ATTACAACCCGAGTGGAATAGTAGCCCTGTTAGAATGGCTAAAGCTGATCGAAAGCATCTACGAAAGCATAGGTGTTGGAAAAAGAGCATTCTGTGCTGTAGATTCTGA